The window GATGCTAAAATAACTTCTGCCATCCAAATATCAGCCTTGCCGCCGGTAAACGTGCATACCTATACTTTTAAGGCAGGTACCAACACGCTTAGCTTAGCCAAAGGCCAGTGCCTAATATTAGGTATAGTAGACGACACAGCACGCATCCCCGTATACGATGCCGGCCTCAGCAACGAAGGAAATATTAAAGACCTGCGTTGGTTATTTAATTAAATTGTATCTATGAAATTGAACATTTTATCGCAAAAAAGTCAATCGAACGCTGTTAAATACATCGGACTTCTGGCTTTGTTCTTAGGACTTCAGACTTCCACAATCCACGCTCAATCCGACCTAAAACTCTGGTACAAACAACCTGCAATAAAATGGACAGACGCTTTGCCGATTGGCAACGGCCGCCTTGGTGGGATGATCTTTGGCGGCGTACAGGAAGACCGTATCCAGTTTAATGAGAATACCTTTTGGACAGGCGGCCCACGCGAATACCAGCGTAACGGTGCTTACAAATACCTGCCGCAAATTCGCCAGCTATTAGCCGAAGGCAAACAAAAAGAAGCCGAAAGCCTGGCCATGAAAGAATTTATGGGCACCAAAAGTCACGAGTTTACTTATGCTGCGGGTTCGATAGTATGGGTGAAAAAAATGCGTGGCGCAAAAGCAATTAGTGCTTATAAATTAAACAGTACTAAACTAAAAAATATCAATCTGCCAACAGAACAAGGTTGGGAAGTAACCCCGGGGTTTGAAGGGCTGGATGGTGCGGTTTGGTTCACTAAAACATTTGACGTACCGGCAAGCTGGAAAGGTAAGAACCTAACATTAAGCCTGGGTCGGGTGCGCGATGTTGATTTTACTTATGTAAATAATAAACAGGTAGGTACTACCGGCGGCACCACCTATCGTAAATATATTATCCCCGCGAAAGATTTACATGCTGGAAAGAATACCATTTCAATACAAGTTCTCAACTTTAATGATAAAGGCGGCCTGACCAGTAACGCTAAGGAACTAAAGGTTTATCCCGAAGGCGACCAAAATGCAGCCATAACTCTTAGTGGCGAATGGAAATATTTTATCCAGGATGCCAAACCGCCCGCATTCCCTAAATACAATGCTGATTACCAGCCTTTCGGCGATGTGTACCTGCAGTTTCCCAAGGCCGACATCAGCAATTATATACGCGATCTGGATATTAGTAACGCTACCGCGCATGTGACTTATAAAGCTAACGGCGTTACTTACACCCGCGAGTATTTCAGCAGCGCGCCCGACCAGGTGATGGCTATCCATCTGACTGCCGATAAACCCGGCAGCATCAGCCTGAAAGCTTTATTAAAAGCGCTGCATACCGACAGGCATACCCGGAAAATTGACAATAATACCCTGGCTTTATATGTTAGACCGCGCGATGGCGTGTTGCAGGGTGTAAGCTATCTGAAAGTGAAGAATATTGGTGGCAAAGTGGTTGCAACAGATAATAATATTACCATCAGCCACGCTAACGAGGTGACGCTGTACTTAACTGCTGCTACCAATTACAAAAATTATCATGATGTTTCAGGCAATCCGGAAGCTATCTGTAAAAGGCAGCAAGCTGCTATCGCGACAAAAAGTTATGCCGCTATTCGCGATACCCATATTGCCGATTATCAAAAGTATTTCAACACGTTTAGTCTCGATCTGGGCAGAACTGCCAGCGCCGATTTGCCTACTGATGAGCGTATTTTGCAATTCCGTAATACACCCGATCCATCGTTTGTGACGTTGTATACCCAATATGGGCGCTACCTGTTCATTTCCTCATCGCGCCCGGGTAATGGCCCTTCAAATTTGCAGGGAATATGGAACGATCTGCTGACACCGCCATGGGGCAGCAAGTACACTACCAATATTAACCTGCAAATGAATTACTGGCCTGCCGAACCGCTGAACTTATCCGCGCTAAGCGAACCATTTTTCAGCATTGTTGATGACCTGGCAAAAACAGGCAAAGCTACTGCCAAAGAACACTACAATGCCCCGGGCTGGGTACTGCACCACAACACCGACCTGTGGCGTGGTACGGCCCCGGTAAATGCCAGTAACCACGGCATCTGGCAAACTGGTGGTGCCTGGCTATGCCACCAGTTGTGGGAGCACTATTTGTTTACCCAGGATATCAATTTTCTGCGTAACCGGGCTTACCCCGAAATGAAAGGAGCGGCTGAATTTTTTGTACACAATTTGGTGAAAGACCCCAAAACAGGTTACCTCATTAGCAGCCCATCCAACTCGCCCGAGCATGGCGGCTTGGTGGCCGGCCCGACTATGGATCACCAGATCATCCGCGACTTGTTTAAGAATTGCGAAGCGGCGGCTAAAGCCTTAGAGGTTGACAATAAATTTGCCGATACGCTGAAAACCATGTACAAGCAGATAGCGCCGAACAAGATCGGTCGCGCAGGGCAATTGCAGGAATGGTTGGAAGATAAGGACGATACGACAGATACCCACCGCCACGTATCACACATGTGGGGCGTTTACCCGGGTAATGAGATTAATATGCAAACGCCGGAAATGCTGAAGGCTGCCACTAAAAGCATGCAGTTTCGTGGCGATGACGGTACCGGCTGGAGTATAGCCTGGAAAGTAAACATTTGGGCGCGCATGCACCAGGGCGATCACGCCTGGCTGATGTTCACTAAACTGCTATCACCCGCCGACGTAGTAACCGGCAAGGAAAAAGGCGGTGTGTACCACAATTTGTTCGATGCCCATCCACCGTTCCAGATAGACGGTAATTTTGGCGGCGCTGCCGGTATTTCTGAAATGCTGGTCCAAAGTCAGGGCGAGGGGATTGAATTACTACCGGCACTGCCAACAGCCCTGCCAAACGGTAACGTAAAAGGGCTATGCGCCCGCGGCGGCTTTGTATTGAACTTTAGCTGGGAAAACGGCGTTTTAAAAGAGGTGCAGGTACTTTCTAAAACCGGCGCCAAATGCCGCCTGATTTATAAAGACAAGACGGTTAATATCTCTACCCAGATTGGTAAGAGCTATACCTTTAATGGAGATTTGAAGAAACTGTAGATGGAAAGCGGGGATAGGAAAGAAGCGGCCGCCTTGCGCGATTCCCCTCTTGAGAGGGGTGCATGGGTATGTCCTTTCTGCTTGATGGCTGAAGGACATACCCCCGCCACTTCACGTGCTACCGCACCCCCTCTTAAGAGGGGAGTTTGGCTACTAATAACAATACTTGGACTTATAACATCATCAACTTTCGCCCAACGCCAAAGCATCTCCCTCAACACCAACTGGAAAACCGTTGCCGATGATAATAATATCAAAGCCTACAACGGTTTTGAGCAAGCCAACTTTAACGATAGAAACTGGAAGGCTATTGATGTACCCCACAACTGGGACAATTATGGCGGCTACCGCCGGTTAAAGCACGGTAACCGCCATGGCTATGCGTGGTATCGAAAGGTGTTTGCCGTAGCGAAACAACCGGCAGGCAAACACTATTTTCTGTATTTTGAAGGCGTAGGTTCGTACGCTACAGTGTGGCTGAACGGTAAACAGGTGGGTTATCATGCAGGTGGTCGCACTACGTTTACACTGGATGTAACCGATGCTATAAAATCCGGGAGTTCGAACCTCTTAACGGTCCGTGCAGATCATCCCTCGTTTATAAAAGATTTGCCCTGGGTTTGCGGGGCTTGCTCGGATGACCCTGGTTTTTCGGAAGGGTCGCAGCCGATGGGTATTTTTCGCCCGGTGCATTTGGTAATTACCAACGCGGTTAGGGTGCAACCTTTTGGCGTACACATTTGGAACGATACAACGGTGAGTGAAAGATCAGCCACGTTGAATCTGGAAACCGAGGTTAGGAATTACGATAAAACAACAACT of the Mucilaginibacter boryungensis genome contains:
- a CDS encoding glycoside hydrolase family 95 protein, translating into MKLNILSQKSQSNAVKYIGLLALFLGLQTSTIHAQSDLKLWYKQPAIKWTDALPIGNGRLGGMIFGGVQEDRIQFNENTFWTGGPREYQRNGAYKYLPQIRQLLAEGKQKEAESLAMKEFMGTKSHEFTYAAGSIVWVKKMRGAKAISAYKLNSTKLKNINLPTEQGWEVTPGFEGLDGAVWFTKTFDVPASWKGKNLTLSLGRVRDVDFTYVNNKQVGTTGGTTYRKYIIPAKDLHAGKNTISIQVLNFNDKGGLTSNAKELKVYPEGDQNAAITLSGEWKYFIQDAKPPAFPKYNADYQPFGDVYLQFPKADISNYIRDLDISNATAHVTYKANGVTYTREYFSSAPDQVMAIHLTADKPGSISLKALLKALHTDRHTRKIDNNTLALYVRPRDGVLQGVSYLKVKNIGGKVVATDNNITISHANEVTLYLTAATNYKNYHDVSGNPEAICKRQQAAIATKSYAAIRDTHIADYQKYFNTFSLDLGRTASADLPTDERILQFRNTPDPSFVTLYTQYGRYLFISSSRPGNGPSNLQGIWNDLLTPPWGSKYTTNINLQMNYWPAEPLNLSALSEPFFSIVDDLAKTGKATAKEHYNAPGWVLHHNTDLWRGTAPVNASNHGIWQTGGAWLCHQLWEHYLFTQDINFLRNRAYPEMKGAAEFFVHNLVKDPKTGYLISSPSNSPEHGGLVAGPTMDHQIIRDLFKNCEAAAKALEVDNKFADTLKTMYKQIAPNKIGRAGQLQEWLEDKDDTTDTHRHVSHMWGVYPGNEINMQTPEMLKAATKSMQFRGDDGTGWSIAWKVNIWARMHQGDHAWLMFTKLLSPADVVTGKEKGGVYHNLFDAHPPFQIDGNFGGAAGISEMLVQSQGEGIELLPALPTALPNGNVKGLCARGGFVLNFSWENGVLKEVQVLSKTGAKCRLIYKDKTVNISTQIGKSYTFNGDLKKL